Genomic DNA from Pseudomonas helmanticensis:
GAGGCAAACGCGCGACCACGCATTGGGCGTATCACGACTTGCTGCCGACGCTCGGCGCGATTGCGGTGAAGGATCGAGTGGTGCGGGACGGTAATCTGTTTACCGGTGGCGGGATCACGGCGGGGATCGATTTTGCCTTGGTGCTGGCGGCTGAGCTGGTGGATGCCGACACCGCGCAACTGATCCAACTGCAACTGGAATACGCGCCGGCGCCGCCGTTCAATTCGGGCAGCCCGGATAGCGCACCGAGCGCGATTGTCGATGAAGCTCGTTTGCGCGCAGCACCGTCGCTGAAACTGCGCACAGAGATCACCGAACGCGCCGCCGCCAGACTCAACCTGCACTGATCCTAAACCCCACACAAAACCCTGTAGGAGCTGCCGAAGGCTGCGATCTTTTGATCTTGAAAAACCAAAGTCAAAAGATCGCAGCCTTCGGCAGCTCCTACAGTGGGTGTGTCATGGGTATCTGTCCCGGTTTCCCGCCCAGTGGGTGTGTCGTGGGTATCTGTCCCGGTTTCCCGCCCAGTGGGTGTGTCGTGGGTATCTGTCCCGGTTTCCCGACACCTTTACTTGTCCCCAAGCCCTCGCCCGTGTAGAAAGCCCTTCCCCAAATTTGCACAGGGACTTTCGATGAAGGCTTTGCCATGGCTCTATCTTGCACTTCTCAGCCTCGGCTACGGCTTGGCACTGAGCTACGGCCAACTCGGCTGGCTGGCACTGATCTCCATTGGCCTGCTGGCGTTCGCCGGTTTTGCTGTGCGTCTGCAAAAAGTACCGGTGGCGCGGTTCCTCGGTCATGGCTTGTTCATCGTCCTGGCTGTGGCGTTGGCGCTGCATTGGCTGCCGGGCTTCGCCAACGGTCGGGCGATTGATCCGCAACGGTTCAGCGACGATGCGGTACGGTATTCGATGTACCTCAATCTCGACAAACCGCTGATAGGTTTCTGGCTGTTGCTGGTCTGCCCGTGGATTGTCGCCCGGCGTTCGTTGCGGCTGACGGCCTACGCCACTGCCCTCGCGCTGACATTGAGCGTGATCCTCGCCCTCGGTGGCGCCCTGTTGCTCGGCGTGATCGACTGGGCGCCAAAATGGCCGGATCAGGCGTGGCTGTGGGTGCTGAACAACCTGCTGTTGGTGACGCTGGTCGAAGAAGCGCTGTTTCGCGGCTATATACAGGGCGGTCTCAGCCGACGCTTCAAGCATCTGCCTTACGGTGAAAACCTCGCGCTGCTGCTCGCTTCCCTGATCTTCGGTCTGGTCCACGCCGGCGCTGGCTGGACCTGGGTGTTGCTGGCCGGGCTGGCGGGGGTCGGCTATGGTCTGGCCTACCGTTTTGGCGGACTGGGCGCGGCCATCGCCACGCATTTCGGCCTGAATCTGCTGCATTTCGGTCTGTTCACCTATCCGATGCTCGCGGGCTGAAGCAAGCGCCGTTTTGCGACGCCGCGCTGATTATTGAAAAAAAATTTCAATAAAAAGCGGTCACCGCCGACAACCTTTCAAAGCCTTGCGGATTGAAAAACCATGCGAAATAACCAGCCCATTACACAACGCGAACGGACTTTCCCGGCTCAGCAGCGGTTGATTTCCACAACCGACGCCAAGGGCGTGATCACCTACTGCAACGACGCTTTCGTCGAAATCAGCGGGTTTTCGCGTGAGGAACTGATCCGTGCGCCGCACAACCTGGTCCGTCACCCCGACGTCCCGGCTGCGGTGTTTTCGCACATGTGGGGCACATTGAAACAAGGCTTGCCATGGATGGGCATTGTCAAGAATCGCTGCAAGACCGGTGACCATTACTGGGTTAACGCCTATGTAACACCGGTGTTCGACGGCAATCAGGTGGTCGGTTACGAGTCGGTGCGGATCAAACCCACCGCCGAACAGATCCGCCGTGCCGAAGCGCTCTACCAACGCATCAACCAAGGCAAGTCGGCGATCCCATCCAGCGACAAATGGCTGCCAGTGCTACAGGACTGGCTGCCGTTCATTCTGGTCAGCCAACTGGGCTTCGTGATCGGCGCGACCCTCAACTCGCAGTGGGGCTTCGCCCTCGCGGCGGGTCTGTCGGTGCCGCTGGGCCTGATGGGCCTGCAATGGCAGCAACGCGGGCTCAAGCGCCTGCTGCGTCTGGCCGAGCAGACCACCTCCGACCCGCTGATCGCGCAGATGTACACCGACAGCCGTGGCGCGCAGGCGCGTCTGGAAATGTCGATCCTCAGCCAGGAAGCCCGCCTGAAAACCTGCCTGACCCGTTTGCAGGACACTGCCGAGCACTTGACCGATCAGGCCAAGCAATCCGACGCTTTGGCGCACAACAGCTCCAACGGCCTGGAACGTCAACGCGTGGAAACCGAACAGGTCGCCACCGCCGTCAATCAGATGGCCGCGACCACTCAGGAGGTGGCGAGCCACGTACAGCGCACGGCTGACGCGACTCAGGAAGCCAATCGCCTGACCGGTCGTGGTCGTGACATCGCCGGGGAAACCCGCGAAGCCATTCAGCGCCTGTCCGTCGTCGTCGGCGAAACCGGCCTGACCGTGACCCAACTGGCCAAGGACAGCGACGAAATTGGCGGCGTGGTTGATGTGATCAAAGGCATCGCCGACCAGACCAACCTGCTAGCCCTGAACGCTGCGATCGAAGCCGCGCGTGCCGGTGAAATGGGTCGTGGTTTTGCCGTGGTGGCTGACGAAGTCCGCCAACTGGCACAACGCACCAGCGAATCGACCGGGCAGATTCATGCCTTGATCGCCAAGTTGCAGCAAACGGCGTCCAGCGCTGTGCAGACCATGGAAGCCGGGCATCGCCAGGCGGAAGAAGGTGTGGCGCGGGTGCTGGAAGCGGATCAGGCGTTGGTCGGCATCAGCGAAGCGGTGGCCAACATCACCGACATGACCACGCAGATTGCTGCGGCGACGGAAGAGCAAAGTGCGGTGGCTGAAGAGATCAGCCGCAACATCAGCAATATTTCGGAGCTGGCGGATCAGACGTCGGAACAGGCGCATAACTCGGCGTTGTTGAGTGAAGAGCTGACGAAGACTGCTAACACGCAATACTCGCTGGTGGAGCGGTTTAACCGCTAAAAGCCAAAGATCGCAGGCTGCGGCAGCTCCACTGGAATGCTGCCGCACACTGCGATCTTTTGATCTTGGTCATCCAAAACCCCGGACAGCGAAAGCTTCCGGGGTTTTTATTGTTTGCACTCACTGTCAGATCTGACAGTAGACGCACATCTGTTCGAACGGGTATCAAGAGAAACCGTAATTGCAGTCGGTTGTAACACCTCCTCTTACTCGAAAAGGCAGGTTTGAAAATGACCATGCAAGTTATTTTTCTCCCGACAAAGCCACTAGTGCGCGATGACACGTTTCAATGGAAATTGGGTGGTAAACAGAAAACAGCCAAATTCAGATCTTTCCATCGGGGCGAGTTTTTCGGCGAGCTGTATTGGGCCATTAATGGTGGAACAGGAAATTTAGACGATGAAAGCTTATTTGCTTTCTCCATGACTCTGCCCTTCGAATCCGATGAGGCACTCACAGGCGTCTATCACCTCAGCGACGGGCTGACATTTGGACATAGCCATTGGATCCCTGCGCCGCCGGGATTTACCGGAATGGCTACGGTAGACGCGGACTCGGCGACCCTCAGCATCAAATATGACGCTGAAACGGACATCGCTACGGGATCATTCGAGGCTGTGTTCAAAAGTTATCGATACCGTCTGAATCCCAAGGGGACTTTCACCATGACGAGGCTGAGACCGCCTGAAGCCGGCTAACACTGGCAGGGTTGCATCGAAAAAAATGTCACCCTGCAGAAGCTGCTGCAGGCTGCGATCTTTTGATCTTCAAAGCCCGGACAAGCGAAAGCTGTCCGGTTTTTTTATTGCCTGTCTGCAATTGATGGGGTCCTGCAGACCACCATCGTCGGATCGCCGCCCGGAGCAGGCTCATTCCTACGGTTTCTGCGCTGGTCACAGATTATGTGCCCGACGACGATCCCCTGCAGGAGTGAGCCTGCTCCGGGCGGCGATCCGGCGATGAGGCCAAAACGGTTGGCGTCTATTCCTTGGGCATAACGTTATCCAACGCCTGATTCACCGCCAACTCGCCCAACATCA
This window encodes:
- the inhA gene encoding isonitrile hydratase, with the translated sequence MTLQIGFLLFPQVQQLDLTGPYDVLASLPGVQVHLIWKDLMPVTASTGLLLKPTTTFEDCPDLDVICIPGGGGVGALMEDEATLNFIKRQAAQAKYVTSVCTGSLVLGAAGLLRGKRATTHWAYHDLLPTLGAIAVKDRVVRDGNLFTGGGITAGIDFALVLAAELVDADTAQLIQLQLEYAPAPPFNSGSPDSAPSAIVDEARLRAAPSLKLRTEITERAAARLNLH
- a CDS encoding CPBP family intramembrane glutamic endopeptidase, coding for MKALPWLYLALLSLGYGLALSYGQLGWLALISIGLLAFAGFAVRLQKVPVARFLGHGLFIVLAVALALHWLPGFANGRAIDPQRFSDDAVRYSMYLNLDKPLIGFWLLLVCPWIVARRSLRLTAYATALALTLSVILALGGALLLGVIDWAPKWPDQAWLWVLNNLLLVTLVEEALFRGYIQGGLSRRFKHLPYGENLALLLASLIFGLVHAGAGWTWVLLAGLAGVGYGLAYRFGGLGAAIATHFGLNLLHFGLFTYPMLAG
- a CDS encoding methyl-accepting chemotaxis protein, producing the protein MRNNQPITQRERTFPAQQRLISTTDAKGVITYCNDAFVEISGFSREELIRAPHNLVRHPDVPAAVFSHMWGTLKQGLPWMGIVKNRCKTGDHYWVNAYVTPVFDGNQVVGYESVRIKPTAEQIRRAEALYQRINQGKSAIPSSDKWLPVLQDWLPFILVSQLGFVIGATLNSQWGFALAAGLSVPLGLMGLQWQQRGLKRLLRLAEQTTSDPLIAQMYTDSRGAQARLEMSILSQEARLKTCLTRLQDTAEHLTDQAKQSDALAHNSSNGLERQRVETEQVATAVNQMAATTQEVASHVQRTADATQEANRLTGRGRDIAGETREAIQRLSVVVGETGLTVTQLAKDSDEIGGVVDVIKGIADQTNLLALNAAIEAARAGEMGRGFAVVADEVRQLAQRTSESTGQIHALIAKLQQTASSAVQTMEAGHRQAEEGVARVLEADQALVGISEAVANITDMTTQIAAATEEQSAVAEEISRNISNISELADQTSEQAHNSALLSEELTKTANTQYSLVERFNR